A window of the Vigna angularis cultivar LongXiaoDou No.4 chromosome 3, ASM1680809v1, whole genome shotgun sequence genome harbors these coding sequences:
- the LOC108326231 gene encoding peptidyl-prolyl cis-trans isomerase FKBP16-4, chloroplastic — MELSLFHHQHHPMMFLNCPISLTRTHTTLNKKNPYRLSCHCSCSSTKNTTAEPVTVSSLSIEGRRALLSCLLTTFCGVYACDVAGAVSTSRRALRGAKIPESDYTTLPNGLKYYDLKVGNGAEAKKGSRVAIHYVAKWKGITFMTSRQGMGVGGGTPYGFDVGQSERGTVLKGLDLGVEGMRVGGQRLLIVPPELAYGSKGVQEIPPNSTIELDIELLSIKQSPFGTPVKIVEG; from the exons ATGGAACTCTCTCTGTTCCACCATCAGCACCATCCTATGATGTTCCTCAATTGCCCCATTAGCTTAACAA GAACACACACAACACTTAACAAGAAAAATCCATACAGGTTATCATGCCACTGTTCATGTTCTTCCACAAAAAACACTACGGCAGAACCAGTTACTGTGTCTTCTTTGAGTATTGAAGGAAGGAGAGCATTACTCAGTTGTCTCCTCACAACTT TTTGTGGAGTCTATGCATGTGATGTGGCTGGAGCTGTTAGCACAAGTAGAAGAGCT CTAAGAGGAGCAAAAATTCCTGAAAGTGATTATACAACCTTACCCAATGGCTTGAA GTACTATGATTTGAAGGTCGGGAATGGAGCCGAAGCTAAAAAGGGATCTCGTGTTGCA ATTCACTATGTGGCCAAATGGAAGGGTATCACCTTTATGACTAGTAGACAAGGAATGGGTGTTGGAGGAGGAACG CCCTATGGATTTGATGTAGGGCAATCAGAGAGAGGAACAGTCCTTAAAGGGTTGGATTTAGGCGTAGAGGGCATGCGAGTAGGAGGCCAG CGACTATTGATTGTTCCTCCTGAACTTGCCTATGGAAGCAAGGGAGTGCAAGAAATCCCTCCTAATTCAACGATTGAG TTGGACATTGAACTGCTTTCTATCAAACAAAGTCCATTCGG GACTCCTGTAAAGATAGTTGAAGGTTAA
- the LOC108325361 gene encoding protein CHUP1, chloroplastic, producing MGLTPLKPDNFKPLILKAGVPLAASLAGFIYAWILAKKNLSSKVFSSPENGCHSPKITSHQRAKHESFDSLSYVEDGESSTPMNRLVIHDKKSCSEHEITGLRNQIEGLQMRELAMRLQFELYCEMKAKESLLVEVRNMLSLENDRAEFLSKEISSIETETMKLESFVVQYMSVVEQLQYWRSQNRVLQRKVQKLLRDSKGKSRLIKVQALMIKEKEEELLRNHEDFQTRVCVINKLEGEIRELRRILEQMEEEKKEVVKKLERAEAEADASKLNKEKIHRKPLKYYLEVESGDVSKEEYKKVLNELEEMKKERSTEVEELIHLRRVNTCLRQELMSQYEEHHEQHREHEEGEFEGGLGIMQYDSEHELHYSLLEHHNDSAESDHASSKRKKFLKRLKRWVEGSEKVVKPEIIKQSSVSCGSKKPQVSSNSRFCSSA from the coding sequence atggGACTCACACCACTCAAGCCAGACAATTTCAAGCCACTCATCCTCAAAGCTGGTGTTCCCTTGGCTGCATCTTTAGCTGGTTTCATCTATGCATGGATACTGGCAAAGAAAAACTTGTCTTCTAAGGTTTTTTCTTCACCAGAAAATGGATGTCATTCTCCAAAAATCACTTCTCACCAGAGAGCTAAACATGAGAGTTTTGACAGCCTTTCTTATGTAGAAGATGGTGAATCATCTACTCCTATGAATAGGTTGGTGATCCATGACAAAAAGTCATGTTCGGAACACGAGATCACTGGCCTGAGAAACCAGATTGAAGGTCTTCAAATGAGGGAATTGGCCATGCGTTTGCAGTTTGAGTTGTACTGTGAAATGAAGGCAAAAGAGTCTCTACTTGTTGAAGTCAGAAACATGTTGTCGTTGGAGAATGATCGTGCTGAGTTCTTGAGCAAAGAGATTTCTTCCATAGAGACCGAGACAATGAAGTTGGAGAGTTTTGTAGTCCAATACATGAGTGTTGTTGAACAGCTTCAGTATTGGAGATCACAGAATAGGGTGCTTCAAAGGAAGGTTCAAAAGCTTCTCAGGGACTCCAAGGGAAAGTCTCGTTTGATAAAGGTGCAGGCTTTGATGatcaaagagaaagaagaagaacttTTGAGAAACCATGAGGATTTTCAAACGAGGGTATGCGTGATTAACAAGTTAGAGGGTGAAATCAGAGAGCTACGAAGGATTTTGGAGCAGatggaggaagagaagaaggaggtcGTGAAGAAGCTTGAAAGAGCAGAAGCAGAAGCAGATGCATCTAAGTTGAACAAGGAAAAGATACATAGAAAAccattgaaatattatttggaGGTTGAATCAGGAGATGTGAGTAAGGAAGAGTACAAAAAGGTTCTGAATGAATTGGAGGAGATGAAGAAGGAAAGATCAACTGAAGTAGAAGAGCTGATTCATTTGAGGAGGGTGAATACATGTTTGAGGCAAGAGTTGATGAGCCAGTACGAAGAACATCACGAGCAACACAGAGAGCATGAGGAGGGAGAGTTTGAAGGAGGCTTAGGAATTATGCAGTATGATTCAGAGCATGAGTTGCATTACTCCCTCTTGGAGCATCACAATGATTCTGCTGAGAGTGATCATGCTTcttcaaaaaggaaaaagtttcTTAAGAGGCTGAAAAGGTGGGTTGAAGGAAGTGAAAAGGTAGTGAAGCCTGAAATTATCAAACAATCTTCTGTTTCCTGTGGATCAAAGAAACCTCAAGTTTCTTCAAATTCAAGGTTCTGTTCCAGTGCTTGA
- the LOC108324528 gene encoding uncharacterized protein LOC108324528 encodes MERIYNAKRCPDDNRLAFTEYLLIGEASHWWTSMKAILADAQSPISWEVFRSKFYEEYFLDSVRFAKEVEFLQLVQGGMSVSEYTNKFKHLVRFNTMATSEEWQCRKFENGLRSDLKLQISSLCIRSFPAMVERAKVLEKNVAEVEQQKKQQQQASRGSISSRSNVNLRRNPYARPAQTSNSGGSQAVIVVGRSGLQGTVTCFQCGGPHYCSSCPQLVGGKFCARCKRNGHLESECNMGGRAVMRPPNAGRVQQGRGGRAQATGRVYAITSAEATSSGRRYKVNLICLPLKELEVILGMDWLAANHILIDCGAKKLVFPDEEEEELSVMLGQLKEDIMEGASCFLIMTHADEEFENLCRERSFSGKLSEGRSVVDEFLDVFPDEVPGLPPPREVEFTIDLVSTTGPISVAPYRMSPAELTELKKQIEDLMDKKFIRPSASPWGAPIDLCSGYHQIRVKEGDVQKTAFRSRYGHYEYIVMSFGVTNAPAIFMDYMNRIFRPYLDKFVVVFIDDILVYSKSCEKHEEHLRVVLSVLREKELYAKLSKCEFWMKKVQFLGHVVSAGGISVDPAKVRAVLEWESSHSVTELTRKDHPFAWTDRCESSFQELKRKLTSTPVLVIPGTAKPFEVYCDASHQGLSCVLMQERRAVAYASRQLKIHEKNYPTHDLELAVVVFALKIWRHYLYGSTFQVFSDHNSLKYLFDQKELNMRQRR; translated from the exons ATGGAAAGAATATACAATGCCAAGAGGTGTCCGGACGACAATCGCTTGGCATTCACTGAGTATCTGCTGATTGGGGAAGCTAGTCATTGGTGGACGAGCATGAAGGCGATATTAGCGGACGCTCAAAGTCCCATTTCATGGGAAGTATTCAGAAGCAAGTTCTACGAAGAATACTTCCTAGATAGCGTTCGTTTTGCAAAGGAGGTGGAGTTTCTCCAGTTGGTTCAAGGTGGGATGTCCGTGTCGGAATACACCAACAAGTTTAAACACCTAGTGAGATTTAACACTATGGCGACCAGTGAGGAATGGCAGTGTAGGAAGTTTGAGAATGGGCTGAGGAGTGATTTGAAGCTACAAATATCCAGCCTATGTATTAGGTCATTTCCTGCCATGGTTGAGAGAGCTAAGGTATTGGAGAAGAACGTGGCAGAAGTGGAGCAACAGAAGAAACAGCAGCAACAGGCATCTAGAGGGTCGATATCTTCAAGAAGCAATGTAAATTTGAGGAGAAATccttacgctcgtccagctCAAACATCAAATTCTGGAGGGTCTCAAGCAGTGATTGTTGTCGGACGGTCTGGACTGCAAGGGACTGTGACATGTTTtcagtgtggaggaccacactatTGTTCGTCGTGTCCTCAACTGGTGGGAGGAAAGTTTTGCGCTCGCTGTAAAAGAAATGGCCATCTGGAGAGTGAGTGCAACATGGGAGGACGAGCGGTCATGAGGCCGCCGAACGCTGGAAGAGTTCAACAAGGGAGAGGCGGTCGAGCACAAGCGACTGGGCGAGTTTACGCTATAACGAGCGCGGAAGCAACAAGCTCAG GGCGTAGATATAAGGTAAACCTCATATGTTTACCTTTAAAGGAGTTAGAAGTgatcttaggaatggattggttggctgccaatcACATTCTCATTGACTGTGGTGCAAAGAAGTTAGTGTTTccggatgaagaagaagaagagttatCGGTGATGCTCGGTCAACTAAAGGAGGACATCATGGAGGGTGCCAGCTGTTTTCTGATAATGACGCACGCGGATGAAGAGTTTGAGAATTTATGTCGTGAACGATCGTTCAGTGGTAAGCTGAGTGAAGGACGATCGGTGGTGGATGAATTCCTGGACGTCTTTCCGGATGAAGTACCCGGACTACCTCCTCCACGAGAAGTAGAATTCACAATTGATTTAGTGTCGACGACAGGGCCCATCTCTGTTGCACCGTATCGAATGTCACCAGCGGAGTTGACTGAACTcaagaagcaaattgaagatCTAATGGATAAGAAATTTATCAGACCGAGCgcatcaccttggggagcgcct ATTGATTTGTGTTCGGGGTACCACCAAATTCGGGTGAAGGAAGGAGATGTTCAGAAGACTGCTTTCAGGTCTCGTTACGGACACTACGAATATATAGTGATGTCGTTCGGTGTCACTAATGCACCAGCGAtcttcatggactacatgaatcgCATCTTCAGGCCGTACCTGGACAAGTTTGTGGTCGTCTTCATTGATGACATCCTTGTCTACTCCAAGAGCTGTGAAAAACatgaagaacacttgagggTAGTACTTAGTGTATTAAGAGAAAAGGAGTTGTACGCTAAGCTATCtaagtgtgaattttggatgaagaaagtgCAGTTCTTGGGGCACGTAGTCTCTGCTGGaggaatctcagtggatccGGCCAAGGTACGAGCGGTGCTGGAATGGGAGAGTTCGCATTCGGTCACTGAG TTGACCAGAAAAGAtcacccgttcgcttggaccgatcggtgtgaatctAGTTTCCAAGAACTGAAGCGGAAGTTGACGAGCACTCCAGTCTTGGTTATTCCTGGCACGGCCAAACCGTTCGAAGTATACTGCGATGCTTCTCATCAAGGTTTAAGCTGTGTACTTATGCAAGAAAGAAGGGCGGTCGCGTACGCTTCTCGACAGCTGAAGATCCACGAGAAGAACTACCCGACGCACGACTTGGAATTGGCAGTGGTCGTCTTCGcgttgaagatttggaggcactacTTGTACGGATCTACATTCCAAGTCTTCAGCGATCACAAcagtctcaagtacctctttgatcagaaagagttgaatatgaggcagaggCGTTGA